AACAATTATGGTCAAAAAAGTAGATCTTTCTAAACGCCAGATCGACTTTACTTTGCTGCACCGGAAAGCTGGAGAGGAATCATCATTTTAAGTTTTAATGGCACTTATAGATGCTTATGTATTCAATTGATCAATTACAGGATTTAATAAACAAACAGATAGCTGAAAAGCAATATCCGGATACCCCGTCGGAATTGTACGAACCGATCCAGTATATTATGTCGCTGGGCGGTAAACGAATGCGTCCGGCCCTTGTTCTGATGGCCTGCGACTTGTTTGGTGGAAGCGTTATGAAGGCGCTCGATCCCGCTGTCGGAATCGAGATATTTCATAATTTCACTTTGGTACACGATGATATCATGGATAAAGCCCCTTTACGCCGGGGGAAACAAACAGTTCACGTTAAGTGGAATGAGAATGTTGCCATACTAGCGGGCGATGTTATGCTGGTGGAGGCTTACAAACTGCTAACCCGGGTGGATGACAATATTTTAAGGAGTGCCCTGGATGTTTTCAGTACCACGGCTGCCGGGGTTTGTGAAGGTCAGCAAATCGACATGAACTTTGAACTATCAAACGGCGTAGATATATCAGGGTATCTTGAAATGATCCGCCTGAAGACCGCCGTGTTACTTGGCGGAAGCTTAAAAATAGGGGCTTTGATAGGAAATGCGCCGGAAGAGTACGCTGATTATCTTTATAAATTTGGAGAGAACCTTGGAATTGCATTCCAGCTTCAGGACGACATCCTTGATGTTTACGGCGATCCCGAAAAGTTCGGCAAACAGGTTGGGGGAGATATTCTCTCCAATAAAAAGACTTTCCTTCTTGTTAAAGCGCTTGAAATTGCTGAGGGGATTGATAAAGAAGAGCTTAATTACTGGCTGAGTTCAGAAAGCGCAGAAGCGGAAACAAAAGTGCAGTCTGTAACACAAATCTATAACAGGCTTGGGGTACGGCAGCTGGCAGAACATCAAATGAGCCAGTTTGCTGAAAAAGCACTCTCGGCCCTGGCAAAGATTGACATTCCTTCTGAAAGGAAAGATACGTTGAGAAGTTTTGCGGAGCGGCTGCTGATCAGAGAAAATTGAGAGCTATCTTCTGCTAACAAGCGTTGGGCGTTGTTAGCAGAAACCGTCATAACCAGAAAAAGCCGGAACGTGAGATCCGGCTTTTCTATTTATGCTATATTGTAGCTTATTCTGTAACGGGAGCAACTTCAGGAGCTGCAACCGGAAGAACAGAAACATATGACTTGTTATCTGCTTTCTTTTTGAAGACAACTTTTCCGTCAACCAATGCAAATAAAGTATGATCTTTACCAAGACCTACATTCTTATCGGGGTGGTGCTTAGTACCACGCTGACGAACGATGATATTTCCTGCAATAGCATCCTGACCACCAAAAATTTTGATACCTAGACGTTTGCTATGCGATTCGCGACCATTCCTGGAACTACCAACACCTTTCTTATGTGCCATGCTTTTTTATCTTTTTGAACTGAAAATCAATTCAGGTTAATACTCTTTCTTTTTACCTTCAGGATCTTATAAAGATATCCCGGTAATTTCAATTTTAGTGAACTGCTGACGGTGACCGTTTTTCTTCTTGTAACCTTTACGGCGTTTCTTCTTGAAAACAATCACTTTATCACCCTTTAAATGAGACACGATCTTAGCTGAAACTTTAGCTCCGTTCAATGCACCAGCACCTACTTTGATATCACTTCCGTCTGCAGCTAACAACACATTGTCAAATTCAATACTAGCGCCTTCATCTCCCTGTAAGCGATGTACAAAGATCTGCTGGTCTTTTGCAACTTTGAATTGCTGTCCGGCTATATTTACTATTGCGTACATTGTTAGTTATTATGTTTTTTTAAATGAGGTGCAAATATAGGAAAGTGTTTTGAAAGAAGCAAGCGCATTTGGAGAAGTTGAGAGTTAAGAGTAGAGAGTTAAAAGTACAAAGTTGAAAGTAGAGAGAGAAGAGTGGAGTGTGGAGAGTTAAAAGTACAAAGTTGAAAATAGAGAGAGAAGAGTGGAGAGTGGAGAGTTAAAAGTACAAAGTTGAAAATTTAAAGCCTAAGGTTAAAGCCAAAAGAAGCTTCTTTCAATGATGATAAACAGTTTTCAAAATTTCAACGCTTAACTTTGGGTACACGCAACCCGCAAAGTCCAACTTTCAACACGCAACCCACAACTTTCAACTTTCAACTTTCAACCTGATCGCTGCCGCCCAGCAGATGGATCAGCAACGTAAGACCGCTTACAACAAGCCCCACTCCTACCACCCCGTCCCATTTCCAGAGATGCCAGGCCTGACCGGCAACAAACGTCCCTGTAGCACCACCAATAAAATAAGAAACCATGTATACCGTGTTAAGCCGGTTCCTCGCTGCAGGATGAAGAGCGAAAATAATGGTCTGATTAGCAATATGAGTCGATTGCAGGCCAAGGTCTAAAAGTATCACTCCTATTATTAAACCAGCCATGCTTTGTGCAGAAAAACCAAAGACAATCCATGCAACAAGCATCATTGAGGTTGTGATGGTTATCAATCTTCGCTTGTTCATCCTGTCACTGATCCGGCCAACCACAGAAGCAGCAAGAGCCCCTCCTGCTCCAATAAGGCCGAATGCGCCAGCAACATCACTCCCTGCGTTAAAAGGCGGTTCCTGAAGCAGGAAAACAAGAGTGGTCCAGAACGCTCCGAATCCTGCGAATCCCAATCCTCCTCTGATTGAAGCAAGACGGAGAGAAGGTTCTGTTTTTATATATTTAACAAGCGACATCATCAGTTCTTTATAAGAACCTTTGTAATCGGGATGCACTTCCGGCAACAGCCATAACAAAGCAATCCATAAGACCACCATTACCCCGGCAGCAATAAAGAACATAGCCCGCCATCCAAAGTACTCCCCTACAATGCCACTTAAAGTACGAGAGCAAAGAATACCTATCAGCAAGCCGCTCATTACTGTGCCAATGGCCTTGCCCCTGTCTTCTGGCTTAGCAAGATGTGCGGCCATCGGAACAAACAACTGCGGAATAACAGATGTAAGACCAATTAGAAAACTGGCAACCATCAATATATGGATATTCGGCGCCATGGCGGCCATCAGCAAGGAAAAAAGGATCAGGACAAAGTCGGTAAGAATAAGCCGTTTTCTCCTTACCATATCACCTAACGGAATAATAAATAAGAGTCCCACTGCATATCCCACTTGGGTAAGCACAGCAACTGAGGAAGCTTTGGCCTCTGAAATATGGAATGAATCTGCAATTTTCCCTAAAAGAGGTTGGTTGTAATAGTTATTTGCTACAACTAAACCCGAACCGGCTGCCATAAGCCATAGGTTTGCCTTTGTTAACTGTGGCCCCGGGTCCTTTAATTTCACATCCTGCATCGTCATCTAACCTTTATACTGCTGCAAAAATAATTCATTCTCATATTCGGCCAGCGCTATTTTGTTTTTGCAATCGATAATCGGGTTATTGTTGATTCCAACCACTACACACTGTTGGATATTTCAACAATATTTTTTGAGGCGCCTTGTTCTAAAACCAAATAAAACATTGAAAAACAACTACTTAACACAAATACACATTCCTGGCATCATTATTCTTTATGTCTAGTCATCGTTAACAAATTAAAATACAGAGTCATGAAGAAATTAATGTTTTCAGCAGCAATATTAGCTTTCGCAGGGGTAACAGCATTCAGTTCGGTAAGTCATCCGGTAAACGCGACGAAAGCAGCGTTTGTTTTACAAGATACGACAGACACAACAAGTACGCCAGCCGATACAACAACTACTGATACTACGAGTACTCCAGCAGATACAACGAAAGCAAACTAAAGACACATCTACCTGTGAAAAACAGGAATGCTTATCCTTAAATTACAATTGCACAACCTTACAAAGGCTCCGCACAAGCGGGGCTTTTGTCTTTTTTATACATATAATTTCAACAATTGGTAAAAATACGTGTTTCTGAATGGTGAATATACGGCAAGAATTTTCTTCCGTTGTAATAGTATATCACCTGAAATGGTTTTAATTGTAGACGATCTCCCAGAAAATTTGCTGGGGCTAAGAAAGATACTGGAGTTGAATGGTTTTAAGGTAGATGAGGCTTATTCTGGTGAAGAAGCTTTAAAAAAAGTACTTGTAACTACCTATTCGCTCATTATACTTGACGTTCAAATGCCTGGGATGGACGGCTTTGAGGTTGCTGAAGCTCTTGCTGGTTTCAGTAAAGCAAAGGATATACCTGTCATTTTCCTTTCCGCTGTAAACACTACGAAAGAATTTATTACGCGCGGATATTTGTCCGGCGGCTACGATTATATCACAAAACCTCTTGATCCGGACATATTATTACTAAAAGCTAAAAATCTTCACAAGCTGTCACAACAGAACCTGGAATTAAAAAAGACACAGGCCGAGCTTGAAAAAGAAATTGAAGTAAGAAAAGAAGCAGAAAGAAAAAAAGATGAATTTCTAAGCATCGCCAGTCATGAGTTGAAAACCCCATTAACACGTGCCAAGGGCTACGTTCAGCTATTAAAAAAGTTCTCCACCGATCCTCAAAAAAAAGAAGACAGTATTTTGTGCCTTCAACGTACAGAAACCCAGCTGGAGAAATTAAATCTGCTGGTAGCTGGCATCCTGGATCTTTCGAATATAGAGGCCGGAAAAATGCAGTTTAAAATGGCCCCATTTAACTGCTCCGATATGATAGAGAACATACTAGAAACATTCAGCAATATTTATCCTGAGTATACCATTATCAGATCGGGTGAACTGCCTCAAACCCTGTACGCTGATAAAGATAAAATAGAGCAAGTGGTGCTTGATTTTCTTTTTAACGCAGCCAAGTACTCACAACAGTCTAAAGAGATCTACCTTAATACAACAACCGGAGGAAATAGCTTTACTGTTGAAGTGAGAGACACGGGTGTTGGTATATCTGCTGAGAAGCTGCCGCATCTCTTTCAGAAATACTACAGAGCAGAAGACTCGTACAATGAATTTCAAGGCCTCGGGATTAGTCTTTTTATTTGCTCCGTAATCATCAGGCACCATAAAGGAACCTATGGCGCAAAAAGCGTACAGAATGAAGGTTCCTCCTTTTACTTCACTATTCCGGTTGCCGGTAACGAATAGAACCTTTCATGAGTTGGTTTGAAACTTTTTTGTCAAATCGCTTATGTATCTTTGCGCCCCCATGCTAAAGGGTAAAAAATATAAAAAGTATTACAGGAGCAATCTCCGGCTGGCAATGCCAGTTGTAGTATCGCAACTTGGCCACACGCTTGTGCACACTGCTGACAGCGTAATTGTTGGCCATTTCGCCGGAACATTCGCTCTTGCGGCAGTATCGCTGGTGAACAGCACCTTTACCATCATCATGGTCGCTGGTATCGGCATCGCTTACGGTCTCACCCCACTAATTGCGCGTGAAAACGGGCGAAAGGACTACGATGAATGCGGCAGACTGTTAATCAACAGTCTGTTCATAAATATCATCACTGCCATTCTATTATTTTTACTCATTTACTTTGGACTACTCTCTGTTATCGATTTCCTCAAGCAGGATCAAAAGGTAGTCGAACTGGCAAAGCCCTATCTCGGCCTCCTGGGAATTTCCATCATACCATTAATGGTATTTAACACATTTAAACAGTTCGCCGAGGGCCTTGGATTTACCAGGCAAGCCATGGTGATATCTATAGTTGGCAACATAATCAATGTATGCCTCGGAATAACCTTCGTAAAGGGGCTGTTTGGCATTGAACCCATGGGTGTTAAGGGTGTGGGATGGAGCACCTTAATTGACCGCTCGCTGATGGCTGTAGTAATGGGAACATATGTTCTCCGTTCAGTCAATTTCAGGAAATACCTCCGCACATTTGCCCTGCAAAAAATCGACCGGCTGCGGTCTTTAAGAATTCTGAAGATTGGCGCGCCTGTAGCTTTACAATACACCTTTGAAGTAAGTGCGTTCAGCGGTGCTGCTATTCTTATGGGTACACTGGGAGCAATACAACTCGCTGCACATCAGATTGCCATTAACCTGGCTTCTGCAACGTACATGATGGCTAGCGGCATTTCTGCTGCCGCGACGATTCAAACAGCCAACAGCTATGGACGTCAGGACTTTAACGCGTTAAAAATGTCGGCTAACGCCAGCTATCACATCGTTCTCGCCTTTATGTCCGTCATGGCGCTGCTCTTCGTTGTGATGAACCAATGGCTGCCATGGGTTTACACCTCAGACTCCGCGGTCATCATCGTAGCTGCACAGCTACTGATAATCGCAGGTATATTCCAGCTTTTCGATGGTGCCCAGGTAGTGGGCCTGGGCATTCTTCGCGGGATGGGCGATGTAAACATCCCTACGGTGATCACTTTTATAGCTTACTGGATAATCGGTATTCCCCTGGGGTGGATTATGGGGATCTATCTTAATATGGGAGCTAACGGAATATGGGCCGGACTAACGCTCGGCTTGCTGGCCTCAGCTGTACTGCTGTACATTCGCTATAAGTACTTCAGTAAGCGAATATCTCAATAGCCTCATAAGCGGTTATTCTACTGCAATAAATATATCAACTTCTGCATTCTCCGGATTTACAGATTTGACGCCATACACTTCAAAATCTGCAGTGAACGATCTTCTCAGATCAGCGCTCCAGATTTTTTGCCACTCTTCGAAAACAGCACCCTGCATCAGATTTCCCTTCGCCGAAAATTTTCTATACTGTGCCTCTTCAAATGCCTTCCCTGTCATCTGGTCGGGGATTTGATCCAAGTTCTCCACACGACAGCCCAAAATAGTTGTATAGGGCCTCGTGTGATCTTTTTCGTAGTCGGTATAAATACAATAAATAGTATCATCTATTCTATTGGGGATCTTTTCAAGGATTCCGTCCGACATAAATTTCCGCCAAAGTGAGGGAATGTCTTTTCCAGACTGTCCATTCTCATTTGTCGTTCTTACGGAGATACCAATAACACTAAAAGGTCCTATTTTTTGATTATTCATTACTTTCTTTGTTGGTATGCAAAAGTATCCAGGCCAATGACAATCCTATGTCAGCATGGTAAATTAAAAATAAAGTGAATGAGCAACACGAAAAGTATTGCAATGTGCTTCTACTATATCCGTTATTCTTTTTGAGTAGCCCCCTCCCATACTCACTTGAACTGGTATTTCGTACTTCTTACATAATTCGAACACTCTGCGGTCGCGTTCTCTGCATCCCTCACGACTTAATGCAAGATGGCCCAGCTTGTCGGTAGCCAGCACGTCCACCCCCGAAAGATAGAAAACGAAATCAGGCTTCAGGCGGGAAAACAAGGGCTCAAGCGTGCTGGTTAGAATTTGCAGGTAGGCTTCGTCACCAGTACCCAGATCCAGACCTATATCAAGGTCCGACCGCTCCTTCCTGAAAGGAAAGTTCTTCTCGGCATGTATCGAAAGGGTAAACACTTCAGGAACATTCTCAAATATTTGTGCCGTTCCGTTACCCTGGTGCACATCAAGGTCAATGATTAAAACGGAAGACGCCAGCCGGTTGCTTAACAGATAATTTGCAGCCACCGCCTGATCGTTCAAAAGGCAAAACCCTTCCCCCCAATTTGACCCTGCATGATGAGTACCGCCTGCTACGTTGAATGCTACACCATATTCACGGGCATACATGCAACCATCTATCGTTCCCTGCGCGATACGTCTTTCGCGTTCCACCAGCTGCGCTGTGAGCGGAAAGCCTATGCGCCTTACTTCGCGCGGCCCTAATGTAAGATCCCTAAGATTTTCCCAGTATTCTTTCTCATGGGTTAGAAGGATTATATCTTCGGCAACTGCAGCACTTGAGAAAATATTTTCTTCTGTTATCAAGCCTTCGTATAATAGCTGACCGGGGATGAGCTCATATTTTAGCATTGGGAAACGGTGCCCTTCAGGCAATGGGTGGGCATATATCGGATCAAAAGCTATCTTTAACACAATTGCAAAATACAAATTGATATCCGTGAAAAGCAAACGACAAATGAATCTCAGTACATCGTTTAAAAAAACAGATTTGTTTCCTGTGCTCTCATTGTCGTGCGGACCTGTCCAGAACCGTTCCAGGCTATCTTCGGTGCAGACTGCCGCTCGCTCCGTTGCTTCCAAGGTATTTATCGAAGAAGCACAAGACACGATATAGCATGGTAGCTAAGTGGTGGCTTTCCTGTCCGAAGCCTTTCTGAAGCGGGTGCGAAGCGCACCCTGAAATTTCAAATGCGTTTAATCTTCACTTTCGGCACGCTAAGCAAAGATTGACTCGGAATTTGAGTAACTTTGCTACTGTCTGTTGAAAAGATACCGACAGCTAAAACTTAAAAATGGATTATAAATTAGGTGAATTCGTCCGCTTTGTGGACGAAAAGAGAGAAGGATATATTACACGCATCTTCAGTGATGATATGATTGGCGTTACCGGAGACGACGATTTCGAGATTCCGGTTCCGGCAAATAAGGTGACCAGGGTGCATGGCCATGTGTATGAGCAGCAAGTTACCGATCAGAATGCAGCTCAAAATGTGGCCCCTTCTGCAGCTTTTGAAACAAAGGGTATATATCTCGCTGTCGCTCCCGACCAACGAAAGGGCTCGGTGGTTTACTTTCATCTTGTAAATAGCACTTCTTTTCAATTGCTGATCACACTGGTTACTGAAAAAGGAAAAGAACTGAAAGGTGAATTCGCTGGTATTATTAATCCAGCTTCATCAACGAGAATATTTACAGCTTCGCTATCCGAGCTGGATATGTGGCCAACCTTCCACTTGCAGGCGCTTTACTTTACAACTCAAAACATCGCCCTTCCAGAACCACTAAAGATTAAAGAAAAATTTAAAGCTAAAGATTTCGCTGGAGCCAAAAAACCGGTCCCTTTGTTAAAACAAGATGCATGGCTTATACGTCTCGACGAGGAGGACCTTGTTATCGATCCTGTGAAACTGAAGGAAAGCTTTTTCAAAGCCCCCGAAGTAAAGAAGGAAATCGCAAAACCACTTCAGGAAGTGGATCTCCATATCGAAAAACTGCGCGACGACCACCAGTTTCTTAGCAAAACCGAAATATTAAAGATCCAGCTGGAACACTTTAAGAAATCGCTTGACGCTGCTATCGTTCATAAACTTCAATCCATTATTTTTATACATGGCGCAGGCAATGGAACGTTGCGAATGGAAATCCATAAAAGCGTTGGCCGGAACCCTCATGTTAAAACGTTCATGGATGCCAGGAAAGAGAAATTTGGGTATGGCGCCACGGAGGTGATACTTAAATAGTGGAAAATTGACAAGGGACAGTGGACAATGGACAGTTGACGATGGACAAGGGACAGTGGACTTTATAGCCGTATTACAATACAGATATTTTTGAGAATAAATTAGGAATACATGCCAGAGTACGAAACACGCAAGGACGTCCCCTCGAAGAAGAAGTTTTTTTACCCTGTGATCGACCCTTTACATGATTATCTTTTAAAGTATAACAGGGAAATTAAATTGCCGGTGCAATATTCTGACCTTCTCAGGTTCCAGATGAGTACGCCCTTACTTGATAAGAGCGGGAACGACACACTCTGGCAAACTGTGTATTACGATCAGCATGAGATGAACGAACTTTTTCCCAGTCTGGTTAATATTTACGTTCTGATGTGCGCCGATGGAGATATACAGGTGGCAGACAACCTGACAATTGCCCAGATCGACTACTGCACCTTCGGGAATTCCAAACCGTTTCGCATCAGGGTGATCAACAGGTTTAACGATAACTACGACTATATCTATGTCAAGATAGCTGATGCTTCAAGGATATACGGGCTTGAGCTCGAACACATTTTATCCCCAAACCGTATCACCTACTTAACCGATGGTGATACTTTGATTGAAGAGCATATTTCGGGTTTGCCTGGAGATGTTTTTATTAATCAACGATTGAATACATCGAAGTTTAACCAAATTCGTATTTGCAAAGAGTTTGTGAAGTTCAATGAGCGCTGCTTTATAAGACTTTTAGGCGATATGCGCTCTTACAACTATGTTGTGCATATTACTCCCGACATAGAGGGAAACCAGTACCGGATGCGGGCTATAGACTTTGACCAGCAGTCGTATGAAGGCCGCCGTAATTTCTACCTTCCCCATTTTTTCAAAGAGAACAATAAGCTAGTGCTGCTCGGCATTAAGCACATGGATAAATCTACCATGCGACAGTACCAGGAAGAGGAACGAAGCTTGATAAATAACCGTATGCGGCTGGTTCATTACCGGCTAAAAGATTTGCTGGATGTGATGAAGATCCAGGAGATCTCACCTAAAGAAAAAGTACAGAGGCTGGCAGGCGAATTAAGCGACTACCACAAAAGAGACTCGTTTAAAAAATGTCAAAGTATGGGCGAGTTGGTACAAGAGCAATTAAATGTATTTTTTGAAAAAAGACCGTAACACCGGACAAAATTTCATTTTGCCAGATACAGTTTTAACAAAACTTTAGTCTGAATTGTTAATTTCAGAGGTGTTTTTGTTCTGAAATCCCTCTAAAATCCCCTAAAACGCAAATATGTGATGGAAGTCACAATACTAAAACTGCTATTTTTTGTTAATTCTACGATAAGTGATCGCGGTATTTTGCATCTTTTTTAAAGGAAATTTAACAATGGGAGCGAGTGTTTAAATATTTACTAAAAGTGCTCTCAGGTATCAAAAAACGCAACTTTCGGCTCCTCTGAAACGTTTTAGTAATAAACTAATATACCTAAATATTAAATATTATGAAAGCTTTAAAAACTATTATTATTGCATTCTGTATAACATTTTCTTTTGGCGCCTTTTCTAAAGATGACGGAGCTAAAGATCAAAAACTAAGTATGAACTATGCAGTTCAAACTTATATAGATGCCATTACTCAGGGAAAGGTAAAATCACTTGGGGAAGTATTAGACAACGATGTGAAGTTTACTATGACTCAGGGCGAAAAGATTGTCAACTTCAACAGGAATGAGATGCTGAACGCTCTTAAAGGATCGGAAAACATCATGCAGAACTGCAAAACAAATTATGCCGTGGTTGAACAAAACGACTCTCAGTCTATTGTTAAAGTAACCATGAGCTACGATGTGTTTACAAGGATTAACTACGTAACCATCACACACACCAGCAAGGGGTGGAAGATTACTAATGTTTCCAGCGTATTCAATTAAATTCGATAAACATTAGTAAAAAAAAGAGGGGACATCGACATGATGTCCCCTCTTTTTTTACACAATTTTTTTTACACAATCACTTACTTAAGCGGCTGATCCCTCCGTAATAGTTTCGGCTGCAGCAGCTGTTTGGGCATCATTCTTTTCAACACGCAGATTTCTTACGATGTGCTGCTGCCTGTCGGGCGTGTTTTTACCCATAAAATATTCAAGCAATGCATGTATGTTGGCTTCTTTCAGAATTACCGGTTCCAGCCTGATGTCTTTTCCAATAAACAAACCGAACTCGTCGGGAGAGATTTCTCCTAGTCCTTTAAATCGGGTGATTTCTGGTCGTGTCCCCAGTTTGCTGATTGCTTGCTGCCGCTCTTCGTCACTGTAGCAATAAATTGTTTCTTTCTTGTTGCGTACCCTGAACAGAGGGGTTTGCAAAATGGAAACGTGCCCCCCCTTTACCAGATCAGGAAAGAACTGAAGGAAAAAGGTCATCATCAGGAGTCTTATATGCATACCATCCACATCGGCATCAGTAGCAATCACTATGTTGTTATACCTTAATCCATCGAGGCCGTCTTCAATATTAAGCGCATGCTGAAGAAGATTAAACTCTTCGTTCTCATATACAACTTTCTTTGTAAGTCCGAAACAGTTAAGGGGCTTTCCTTTAAGGCTGAACACTGCCTGAGTCATAACGTCTCTCGATTTAGTGATAGAGCCACTGGCAGAATCACCCTCCGTTATGAATAAGGTCGTCTCCTGACGTCGTTCATGGCTATCTTCAAAATGAAGCTTGCAATCCCTTAGCTTTCTATTGTGCAACGATGCCTTCTTTGCCCGTTCATTGGCAAGTTTCTTAATCCCTGCGATATCCTTGCGCTCCCGTTCCGACTGCAGTATCCTCTTTAACATTGCGTCGGCAGTCTGCGGGTTTTGAAGCAGGTAATCATCAAGTTCCTTCTTTACAAAGTCGTTGATAAAACCTCTCACAGAGGGTCCATCGGGACCAACATTCAGCGAACCAAGCTTTGTCTTTGTTTGCGATTCGAAAACAGGCTCCTGTATCCTTACGGAAATAGCAGCAACTATCGAAGCCCGAACATCTGAAGCATCAAATTCTTTCTTGAATCTTTCCCTTATCGTTTTCACTACAGCTTCACGAAATGCCGCCTGATGCGTTCCTCCCTGCGTGGTATGCTGGCCGTTAACAAATGAATAATATTCCTCGCCATATTGCTGACCGTGGGTCATGGCGATTTCAATATCCTCACCCTTTAAATGAATAATCGGATACCGTATATGGTCGGCATCTGTATTCTTGGAGAGCAAGTCGTGAAGCCCTTTCTCCGAAAAATACTTCTGACCGTTAAAGTTTATAGTAAGGCCGGCGTTCAGAAAAACATAATTCCAGATCATGTTTTCTACAAACTCGGGAATGAAACGGTAGTGCCTGAAAATGGTATCGTCTGGAATAAACGAAATAGCTGTCCCATTACGCTGGGTCGTGTCTTTCTCAGGCTCGTCCCTCACCAGCTCTCCCTTACTAAACTCAGCAACCTTTGTTCTTCCGTCACGATAGGATTGAACAGTGAAGGTTGCAGATAAAGCATTCACAGCCTTTGTACCCACGCCATTAAGTCCGACTGATTTCTGAAAGGCCTTGGAATCATATTTACCTCCTGTATTGATCCTTGAGACACAATCTATAACCTTCCCTAAGGGAATACCACGACCATAATCGCGTATTGAAACTTTATGCTCAGAAATGCTGATTTCAATAGTTCTGCCAGCCCCCATAACAAACTCGTCGATGGAGTTGTCAACTATTTCTTTTAATAAAACATAAATACCATCATCATAAGCAGACCCGTCG
The window above is part of the Arcticibacter tournemirensis genome. Proteins encoded here:
- a CDS encoding DNA topoisomerase IV subunit B yields the protein MAENINYSEDSIRSLDWKEHIRLRPGMYIGKLGDGSAYDDGIYVLLKEIVDNSIDEFVMGAGRTIEISISEHKVSIRDYGRGIPLGKVIDCVSRINTGGKYDSKAFQKSVGLNGVGTKAVNALSATFTVQSYRDGRTKVAEFSKGELVRDEPEKDTTQRNGTAISFIPDDTIFRHYRFIPEFVENMIWNYVFLNAGLTINFNGQKYFSEKGLHDLLSKNTDADHIRYPIIHLKGEDIEIAMTHGQQYGEEYYSFVNGQHTTQGGTHQAAFREAVVKTIRERFKKEFDASDVRASIVAAISVRIQEPVFESQTKTKLGSLNVGPDGPSVRGFINDFVKKELDDYLLQNPQTADAMLKRILQSERERKDIAGIKKLANERAKKASLHNRKLRDCKLHFEDSHERRQETTLFITEGDSASGSITKSRDVMTQAVFSLKGKPLNCFGLTKKVVYENEEFNLLQHALNIEDGLDGLRYNNIVIATDADVDGMHIRLLMMTFFLQFFPDLVKGGHVSILQTPLFRVRNKKETIYCYSDEERQQAISKLGTRPEITRFKGLGEISPDEFGLFIGKDIRLEPVILKEANIHALLEYFMGKNTPDRQQHIVRNLRVEKNDAQTAAAAETITEGSAA
- a CDS encoding Smr/MutS family protein; this translates as MDYKLGEFVRFVDEKREGYITRIFSDDMIGVTGDDDFEIPVPANKVTRVHGHVYEQQVTDQNAAQNVAPSAAFETKGIYLAVAPDQRKGSVVYFHLVNSTSFQLLITLVTEKGKELKGEFAGIINPASSTRIFTASLSELDMWPTFHLQALYFTTQNIALPEPLKIKEKFKAKDFAGAKKPVPLLKQDAWLIRLDEEDLVIDPVKLKESFFKAPEVKKEIAKPLQEVDLHIEKLRDDHQFLSKTEILKIQLEHFKKSLDAAIVHKLQSIIFIHGAGNGTLRMEIHKSVGRNPHVKTFMDARKEKFGYGATEVILK
- a CDS encoding nuclear transport factor 2 family protein — protein: MKALKTIIIAFCITFSFGAFSKDDGAKDQKLSMNYAVQTYIDAITQGKVKSLGEVLDNDVKFTMTQGEKIVNFNRNEMLNALKGSENIMQNCKTNYAVVEQNDSQSIVKVTMSYDVFTRINYVTITHTSKGWKITNVSSVFN